One Anthonomus grandis grandis chromosome 13, icAntGran1.3, whole genome shotgun sequence DNA segment encodes these proteins:
- the LOC126743699 gene encoding methylcrotonoyl-CoA carboxylase subunit alpha, mitochondrial isoform X1: protein MYFLRQIIFKRSGEVIFTNQSARWKHTIRQIDKLLIANRGEIACRVMKTAKKLGIRTVAVYSEADKDSLHVALANEAYQIGPAPAAQSYLRGDKLLDIAKKSGCQAVHPGYGFLSENVEFAELCQKEDVIFIGPPASAIRDMGIKSTSKHIMSKAGVPIIEGYHGEDQSNETLQKHAERIGFPIMIKAVRGGGGKGMRIARSKEEFLEALESARSESQKSFGDSVVLLEKFVEEPRHVEVQVFADKHGNAVYLYERDCSVQRRHQKIIEEAPAPGLSWDLRKQLGTAAVKAAKAVGYVGAGTVEFIFDRKTSDFHFMEMNTRLQVEHPITEMITGTDLVEWQIKIAAGEEIPLKQADIPLKGHSLEARIYAEDPRGGFLPGAGPLQYLATPTPDDDVRVETGVRQGDNVSVHYDPMIAKLAVWGQDRSEALTKLRSKLLEYHIAGLETNVNFLLNLSGHPEFKSGNVHTNFIRDHHDSLFRDETPCDNNIIQASMALILWEQSLEGARVIDRYNPFIVENNFRINHLNVREVKLLLGETEFCTKVKFTNPKRDVYEVTCDNGKTWRSVNARLKSIDNLNLLTCRINDHSTTLNVFKTGSNLVLFGDGGKQQFSIPSPSYTLAEDSESLGGSNKAVAPMPGVLEKVLVNIGDEVKRGDSLFVLIAMKMEHVVKAAKDAKIVGIHFKAGESVMKDVAIVEFESK from the exons ATGTATTTTCTtagacaaattatatttaaaag GTCTGGAGAGGTTATATTTACAAATCAGTCGGCAAGATGGAAGCATACAATACGACAAATAGACAAACTCTTAATAGCCAACCGTGGGGAAATAGCTTGCAGGGTCATGAAAACGGCTAAGAAACTGGGAATTAGAACTGTAGCAGTATATAGTGAGGCCGATAAAGACTCCTTACACGTTGCCTTG GCTAATGAGGCTTATCAAATAGGCCCAGCCCCAGCAGCCCAAAGCTACCTACGTGGAGACAAATTACTGGATATCGCCAAAAAATCAGGATGCCAAGCAGTGCATCCGGGCTATGGATTTTTGTCGGAAAACGTCGAATTTGCCGAACTCTGTCAGAAAGAGGATGTTATATTTATTGGACCGCCTGCGAGTGCCATAAGAGATATGGGAATTAAAAG TACTTCCAAGCATATAATGTCAAAGGCTGGAGTACCAATAATCGAAGGTTATCACGGTGAAGATCAATCGAACGAAACGTTACAAAAACACGCCGAAAGAATCGGTTTTCCTATAATGATAAAAGCCGTCAGAGGGGGCGGAGGCAAAG GTATGAGAATAGCCCGATCAAAAGAAGAATTCCTCGAAGCATTAGAATCGGCCCGATCAGAATCTCAAAAATCCTTCGGCGATTCCGTGGTACTTCTCGAGAAGTTCGTGGAGGAACCGCGTCACGTCGAGGTGCAAGTGTTCGCCGATAAGCATGGAAACGCCGTGTATTTGTACGAGAGGGATTGTTCTGTACAAAGGAGACACCAGAAGATTATCGAAGAAGCTCCCGCT CCAGGTCTGTCGTGGGATCTTAGAAAGCAATTGGGTACGGCGGCCGTAAAAGCGGCCAAAGCTGTAGGTTACGTTGGTGCCGGCACCGTCGAGTTTATATTCGATAGGAAAACGTCGGATTTCCACTTTATGGAAATGAACACGAGGCTACAAGTGGAACATCCAATAACTGAAATGATCACTG GCACTGATTTAGTGGAATGGCAAATAAAGATAGCGGCAGGTGAAGAAATCCCTTTAAAACAAGCCGATATACCTTTGAAAGGGCATTCGCTCGAAGCAAGAATTTACGCAGAGGATCCTAGGGGTGGATTCTTACCGGGCGCGGGACCCTTGCAATATTTGGCGACGCCTACGCCTGATGATGATGTTAGAGTCGAAACAG GCGTTAGGCAAGGTGACAACGTTTCGGTACATTATGATCCAATGATCGCTAAATTGGCGGTTTGGGGTCAGGACAGGTCGGAAGCGCTTACGAAATTAAGGTCTAAACTGCTCGAATATCAC ATTGCCGGTTTAGAAACAAACGTAAATTTCCTCCTAAACCTCTCCGGCCATCCAGAATTCAAATCCGGGAACGTACATACGAACTTCATAAGAGACCACCACGATTCACTGTTCAGGGACGAAACTCCTTGCGACAATAATATAATCCAGGCATCGATGGCTTTAATTCTATGGGAACAAAGTCTGGAAGGCGCACGGGTCATTGACAGATATAATCCATTTATAGTGGAAAATAACTTTAGGATCAACCATTTGAACGTTAGGGAGGTGAAGCTACTGTTAGGGGAAACCG AATTTTGTACGAAAGTGAAGTTTACAAATCCAAAGCGGGATGTTTATGAAGTAACTTGCGACAATGGAAAAACATGGAGGAGCGTCAATGCGAGACTGAAGAGCATCGACAATTTAAATTTGCTCACCTGTCGTATCAATGATCATAGCACAACCCTTAACGTATTTAAAACTGGAAGCAATTTAGTGTTGTTCGGAGAT GGCGGTAAGCAACAATTCTCCATTCCCTCGCCCTCCTACACTCTGGCAGAAGATTCCGAATCTCTTGGTGGGAGTAATAAAGCGGTAGCACCGATGCCCGGAGTATTAGAAAAGGTTTTGGTCAATATCGGGGATGAAGTGAAAAGGGGAGATTCTCTGTTCGTGTTGATCGCCATGAAGATGGAGCACGTGGTCAAGGCGGCCAAAGATGCCAAAATTGTCGGAATTCACTTTAAGGCCGGCGAGAGTGTTATGAAAGATGTCGCTATTGTCGAGTTTGAGAGTAAATAG
- the LOC126743699 gene encoding methylcrotonoyl-CoA carboxylase subunit alpha, mitochondrial isoform X2 has product MKTAKKLGIRTVAVYSEADKDSLHVALANEAYQIGPAPAAQSYLRGDKLLDIAKKSGCQAVHPGYGFLSENVEFAELCQKEDVIFIGPPASAIRDMGIKSTSKHIMSKAGVPIIEGYHGEDQSNETLQKHAERIGFPIMIKAVRGGGGKGMRIARSKEEFLEALESARSESQKSFGDSVVLLEKFVEEPRHVEVQVFADKHGNAVYLYERDCSVQRRHQKIIEEAPAPGLSWDLRKQLGTAAVKAAKAVGYVGAGTVEFIFDRKTSDFHFMEMNTRLQVEHPITEMITGTDLVEWQIKIAAGEEIPLKQADIPLKGHSLEARIYAEDPRGGFLPGAGPLQYLATPTPDDDVRVETGVRQGDNVSVHYDPMIAKLAVWGQDRSEALTKLRSKLLEYHIAGLETNVNFLLNLSGHPEFKSGNVHTNFIRDHHDSLFRDETPCDNNIIQASMALILWEQSLEGARVIDRYNPFIVENNFRINHLNVREVKLLLGETEFCTKVKFTNPKRDVYEVTCDNGKTWRSVNARLKSIDNLNLLTCRINDHSTTLNVFKTGSNLVLFGDGGKQQFSIPSPSYTLAEDSESLGGSNKAVAPMPGVLEKVLVNIGDEVKRGDSLFVLIAMKMEHVVKAAKDAKIVGIHFKAGESVMKDVAIVEFESK; this is encoded by the exons ATGAAAACGGCTAAGAAACTGGGAATTAGAACTGTAGCAGTATATAGTGAGGCCGATAAAGACTCCTTACACGTTGCCTTG GCTAATGAGGCTTATCAAATAGGCCCAGCCCCAGCAGCCCAAAGCTACCTACGTGGAGACAAATTACTGGATATCGCCAAAAAATCAGGATGCCAAGCAGTGCATCCGGGCTATGGATTTTTGTCGGAAAACGTCGAATTTGCCGAACTCTGTCAGAAAGAGGATGTTATATTTATTGGACCGCCTGCGAGTGCCATAAGAGATATGGGAATTAAAAG TACTTCCAAGCATATAATGTCAAAGGCTGGAGTACCAATAATCGAAGGTTATCACGGTGAAGATCAATCGAACGAAACGTTACAAAAACACGCCGAAAGAATCGGTTTTCCTATAATGATAAAAGCCGTCAGAGGGGGCGGAGGCAAAG GTATGAGAATAGCCCGATCAAAAGAAGAATTCCTCGAAGCATTAGAATCGGCCCGATCAGAATCTCAAAAATCCTTCGGCGATTCCGTGGTACTTCTCGAGAAGTTCGTGGAGGAACCGCGTCACGTCGAGGTGCAAGTGTTCGCCGATAAGCATGGAAACGCCGTGTATTTGTACGAGAGGGATTGTTCTGTACAAAGGAGACACCAGAAGATTATCGAAGAAGCTCCCGCT CCAGGTCTGTCGTGGGATCTTAGAAAGCAATTGGGTACGGCGGCCGTAAAAGCGGCCAAAGCTGTAGGTTACGTTGGTGCCGGCACCGTCGAGTTTATATTCGATAGGAAAACGTCGGATTTCCACTTTATGGAAATGAACACGAGGCTACAAGTGGAACATCCAATAACTGAAATGATCACTG GCACTGATTTAGTGGAATGGCAAATAAAGATAGCGGCAGGTGAAGAAATCCCTTTAAAACAAGCCGATATACCTTTGAAAGGGCATTCGCTCGAAGCAAGAATTTACGCAGAGGATCCTAGGGGTGGATTCTTACCGGGCGCGGGACCCTTGCAATATTTGGCGACGCCTACGCCTGATGATGATGTTAGAGTCGAAACAG GCGTTAGGCAAGGTGACAACGTTTCGGTACATTATGATCCAATGATCGCTAAATTGGCGGTTTGGGGTCAGGACAGGTCGGAAGCGCTTACGAAATTAAGGTCTAAACTGCTCGAATATCAC ATTGCCGGTTTAGAAACAAACGTAAATTTCCTCCTAAACCTCTCCGGCCATCCAGAATTCAAATCCGGGAACGTACATACGAACTTCATAAGAGACCACCACGATTCACTGTTCAGGGACGAAACTCCTTGCGACAATAATATAATCCAGGCATCGATGGCTTTAATTCTATGGGAACAAAGTCTGGAAGGCGCACGGGTCATTGACAGATATAATCCATTTATAGTGGAAAATAACTTTAGGATCAACCATTTGAACGTTAGGGAGGTGAAGCTACTGTTAGGGGAAACCG AATTTTGTACGAAAGTGAAGTTTACAAATCCAAAGCGGGATGTTTATGAAGTAACTTGCGACAATGGAAAAACATGGAGGAGCGTCAATGCGAGACTGAAGAGCATCGACAATTTAAATTTGCTCACCTGTCGTATCAATGATCATAGCACAACCCTTAACGTATTTAAAACTGGAAGCAATTTAGTGTTGTTCGGAGAT GGCGGTAAGCAACAATTCTCCATTCCCTCGCCCTCCTACACTCTGGCAGAAGATTCCGAATCTCTTGGTGGGAGTAATAAAGCGGTAGCACCGATGCCCGGAGTATTAGAAAAGGTTTTGGTCAATATCGGGGATGAAGTGAAAAGGGGAGATTCTCTGTTCGTGTTGATCGCCATGAAGATGGAGCACGTGGTCAAGGCGGCCAAAGATGCCAAAATTGTCGGAATTCACTTTAAGGCCGGCGAGAGTGTTATGAAAGATGTCGCTATTGTCGAGTTTGAGAGTAAATAG